In one window of Pseudodesulfovibrio sediminis DNA:
- a CDS encoding bacteriophage T4 gp5 trimerisation domain-containing protein: protein MREVVKKIILKLYPELDAGLHLPRFARVLAVNDAPKDGGTSERFRPRYAVDLEILTPNGERDESFPIYEAVQLPVPLGCGQEAGLFGFPEPGVIVEIGFAYGRADHPIVRQIYPQGMSLPTVDMGQQRWQQSAAVFQDVDKDGNWTRKTDMAITDTSLRRNIEAVENEEQYSRDHRTIRENSVEEVGGFKILEALGALRLRSGGSANLVAVDNINLTTTRDFTLTAAQDRHEVTGRHHTSLVKGNLEETVNGNRTEDVGGDRIESTGGDITADVGGSTTSTVGAESTEQVTTTKTIEAEFINLVATTVRMGRGGGGVSLLPTLIAFMEEVRCALQDLADHVHPSVGNCDVQSEVAGHSSAVGGLKGKLGSISG from the coding sequence AACTGGATGCAGGGCTGCACCTTCCACGCTTTGCGCGGGTACTGGCCGTCAATGACGCGCCCAAGGATGGCGGCACGTCCGAGCGATTCCGACCACGCTACGCCGTGGACCTTGAGATCCTGACCCCGAACGGGGAGCGGGACGAATCTTTCCCGATATATGAGGCCGTGCAATTGCCCGTGCCTTTGGGCTGCGGACAGGAGGCCGGGCTGTTTGGCTTCCCGGAGCCGGGCGTCATCGTCGAGATAGGCTTTGCCTATGGCCGGGCCGATCATCCCATCGTGCGCCAGATCTATCCGCAGGGCATGAGCCTGCCCACCGTGGACATGGGCCAGCAGCGTTGGCAACAGTCGGCGGCGGTGTTTCAGGACGTGGACAAGGACGGAAATTGGACGCGCAAAACAGACATGGCCATAACCGACACATCACTGCGCCGGAACATCGAGGCCGTGGAGAATGAAGAGCAATATTCCCGCGACCACCGGACCATCCGCGAGAACAGCGTGGAGGAAGTCGGTGGGTTCAAAATACTGGAAGCACTCGGGGCGCTGCGTCTCCGCTCCGGTGGATCCGCGAACCTTGTGGCCGTGGATAATATCAACCTGACCACGACGCGGGACTTCACCCTGACGGCTGCCCAGGATCGCCATGAGGTGACCGGGCGGCACCACACCTCTCTGGTCAAGGGCAACCTCGAGGAGACGGTGAACGGCAACCGCACTGAAGACGTTGGCGGGGACAGAATAGAATCAACCGGCGGGGACATCACCGCTGACGTAGGCGGCAGCACGACCAGCACAGTCGGAGCCGAGTCCACCGAGCAGGTCACGACGACGAAAACGATTGAAGCGGAATTCATCAACCTGGTGGCGACGACGGTACGCATGGGCCGAGGCGGTGGAGGGGTCAGTCTGTTGCCCACCCTCATCGCATTCATGGAGGAAGTCCGCTGCGCGCTCCAGGACCTGGCCGACCATGTTCACCCCAGCGTGGGGAATTGCGATGTGCAGAGCGAGGTGGCCGGGCATTCCAGCGCGGTGGGTGGGCTGAAGGGGAAGCTTGGAAGTATTAGTGGTTAA